The DNA sequence ACGGATCATCAATAGACCAAATTGTCGTGACGTCACAAATGCACATTTGGCGCGAAATGTGTTTGAATTTCTAATTGGTAAAATGCAGTGTACCAATGCAATTCTACCAATCTAAACCTTTAAGGTAGTACGTGCATTTGTGACGTCGGTATAACGTTTACGTTTTTGATGTACATTGCAAAAATGAAGCAAATAACCAGTTATTGAGGTAAATCTTAATATTGTATCACATTCCAAGTATAACAGGttcttcaataataaatataacaataacaatGATTCGTATTTTGAGTACAAGTTAACGGGGACACATCGCATGTTTCCCTCCGTCGACGGATAAAGTTACACCTGTTATGAAACTAGCATCGTCGTGTGCCAAAAATGTAATTGCCTTCGCGACCTCTGTAACATCTCCTGTCCTGCCGAGCGCATGGGTTTTATTACTCTTCTCGAAATATTCCTTCAATTCCGCGTCCGTCATACCGCTCCTCCTATGAAGATCCGTAATTACAACGCCAGGGTTCACAGCATTTACTCGAACCTagataaagaaaagtaataagTATAATGTTTGCacaaaactttttattttatctaaaagatttagaaattgttttttttttttcatgatttCTATGTATAACGTATACTTGTCTCGATGCAAGCTCGAGAGCAGTGCATCTTGTGAATTGATCGACAGCTGATTTACTCATGCAATACGATAGAACCTCTGGGAACGATCTTAATCCGCAAACGCTCGACACGTTTACGATATTACCTTTAGTTTCCCTTATATGTGGAACAGCAAGCATTGTTAAATGATATAAAGAACGTACGTTTACATTGAATACCCTgtgatatttacattttttgttatgtaattatttgaGAAGTTGAATGTTTAGAAAGTACAAATTTATACCTATCGTATTGCTCCATTGAAGTAGTCTCTATGCTTCCATGTTCCAATACGCCAGCATTATTGACCAAAACATCTAATTTACCATACTGTTTAATGGTagattcgataatatttttaacatcgGTTTCTTTAGTTATTTCTCCGGTTACGATAAACGATTTGCTAGGTTTGCATTTTTCAGCAACCGCCTTTAAATTCTCCAAATTACGACCTGTTAACAATAACGACGCCCCAAGTTGGGCAAAATGAACAGCTGTCGCAGCGCCGATACCAGAGCTAGCTCCTGTTATTAACACAACTTTTCCAGCAAATGCcatctaaaataaaagtataatggACTTTCCGAATTGTCTGTTATTaggacaatttttaaaaaagtttgttcgtccttttttaactaaataaaattagaaatattggTAAAATCTATGAATCAACATAAGTAACGTTATCACTATGAATCAACCGTAtgataatatttctataatttttagaCTTCCTCGTGATATGATTTAATTGTTGCAAAACGCTGATGTCGTTAAAGGATTACGTCTATATAGATGCTTCAATGAATCgagattttgtattttacatattcgaCAAGCTTCACGTTTTAAGAAtatcgttaaaatttattaaataccgATATCGTTAACATTGACGAAGCTACATAgtttcaaacgaaacaatAGCTATCCAGCGGATGTGAAActtcatttctttatatacatatactttgaTACACGACGtttctatattttacatattcgaAAAAcatcttaaaatttaattcgacaattttattttttctagttcatttgttacaacatttaAATAGTCTTCAACTTCTTGCAAGCGTGTTGGAACAGCGTCGTTATTCCACACTTGATCTTTAACTTTCTTTACTACTCCTTGGAGAGACAGTTTGGCACTAGCTAACAATGTTcgttttttcttaatttcgcaATTAGATGCGCAGCGTAAATACATTTCTGCTAATATAGAACATAACTGTAATACATTCTGTATCGATTCTTCTTGTTGAAAACATTTGGGATCTGAAACAGCAGCGCGATGTGCTTGCTGCAAGTATTGCGCTGCTTTTTCATTATCTATATCCGTTTCCTTAAGAGCGGTAAGCTGACCATACATTCTCCAAATATGGCAATTATTAGGTATGGAGGAACTAATTCTTCCAAATAACTCTAAAGCTTTCGAAAGCAATTTTTGTGAGGGATTCCCATCGgaatcatttatattatttaatatggcCCGCGTTAGTATATCGAGAACTTGCACGTCTAAGTGGTGATTGTTAAGATCCAAAATACGATGATAACATCGAATTACCTGTAATAATCCAAAATTCGtacaaaatattagaaatgttTGAACTCTGAAGCAAAGAATTTCAATATCTTTTTTCATCTATTACATTTACGTACTTCTGAAAAGTGTCCTAGGTCAACGCTAACGATCATTAAATTATCCCAAACTTGCCAACGGTCATAATTGCATTTTATAGCATCTTGAAGAGATCTCCAAGCTTTCTCTTTATCACCCAGTTTTATATAAGCTTTTGCCAAGTTATTCCATGCCTCGAATGTCTATCATTAACCTTTAATGTCTTAGAATGccaaatatttcatgttaaattataaatattacaaagttATACAAACCGATGGTTCCAAGGCACAGTAACGTTTATACGCAGTTGCAGCCAATTTCCAGTCCTCTATTTCCAGAGCTGCAAATCCAAGCCTTATCCAAATGTTTTCTTGAATGTTATTCAATTCAAccgataattttaaatgtggTATAGCTTCTTTATACTGAAAAGTAAAGCGACCTTATGtttttgatataaatttgaatgttgcATCGGTTACTCACGTTCTTCTTTGAAAAGTAAAACAGTCCCCAATGTCTTTGGGCCCGACTACTTTTTTCGTTAGATAGTTTCCATGCTGTTTCATAATGATTAGGATCGTCAGTTGCATCACCCAGTAAACACCACAACTGAACTGTGGGCTTTTTAGCTATTTCTTGACGAATTATTTCTGCTGCCTAAgattattaatagaatactTATGAAATATCTATTgcgaatatataaaatgagaGCAATATAAGTTAATAAACATACTTTATGTTTCAATTCCAGCGTATTATAACAGGCAATTACTTCTTCCCATAACTGGAGTTTCAAGAAAACATCTAAAGCTCCTTTTACCAATCCCAGGCTTAGCATTAAATGCGCCCATGTTTGTTCTAAGACCCAAACAGGTTTAAGGCCACTCGCGAAAAACATATCCATTTTATGCGCAACAgaaacttttgtattttttaattcgtgtattaaatattccatttgcATCATCGACCGTTCAACGGTTCTTTTGCCACCAGATTCCAGTGAACAGCGATGATAAAGAGCAGTCGTTTTTAAAGTCCAATTTTTTGTACTATCTATTACAGCCTATCGAACAATTATTCTCGGTAAATTGATACTATATgagtgaaataataataatactcatataataataatacgtacaGTTAGATATGGTTTAACTTCTTCGTCCATTAATTTATCCTTTGGTTGCGACAATTGCAATTGCATGCTATTAAAGGTAAAATATGTAGTAAATTATATTCCTTTTtctaagaataatttaataaaaagttaaaatatattcttactATTCTGCCAATATAATAGCTTCTTCGACTGTTCCTAACTGGGTATGCTctatattttctgaaaattcaaCGCGTTCTAATCTAACGTCGTCGTTCAAGTCGAGAGATTTCGGTAAATTTTCGCAATgtctaaaatgaaattgatcttttt is a window from the Hylaeus volcanicus isolate JK05 unplaced genomic scaffold, UHH_iyHylVolc1.0_haploid 10987, whole genome shotgun sequence genome containing:
- the LOC128882345 gene encoding 3-oxoacyl-[acyl-carrier-protein] reductase FabG-like, which encodes MAFAGKVVLITGASSGIGAATAVHFAQLGASLLLTGRNLENLKAVAEKCKPSKSFIVTGEITKETDVKNIIESTIKQYGKLDVLVNNAGVLEHGSIETTSMEQYDRVFNVNVRSLYHLTMLAVPHIRETKGNIVNVSSVCGLRSFPEVLSYCMSKSAVDQFTRCTALELASRQVRVNAVNPGVVITDLHRRSGMTDAELKEYFEKSNKTHALGRTGDVTEVAKAITFLAHDDASFITGVTLSVDGGKHAMCPR
- the LOC128882341 gene encoding tetratricopeptide repeat protein 27, translated to MNNSDITKITSVEIEILLLRNFVTDEVSELPVCIKNILDGRYEDVINNEFCSHLMKSYDNDNFCNLIHTSIEKEVATRNSWLYVGAASLLYFIQCNWTGPLDNKDIERLKSQEERALKDLSLHDECNTNVKKPELLYFSKIIFSNKVLQNTYESCIWWLFRANLLHQHVLNENSGVIFDETEQLITKIEDLSLLKDTYCKTLFYLEAAQFYFYYRRIQNSEKYLECAQETAKLSLSLEGALGKRTRYQQDEKAQLYLKTDLKKDQFHFRHCENLPKSLDLNDDVRLERVEFSENIEHTQLGTVEEAIILAEYMQLQLSQPKDKLMDEEVKPYLTAVIDSTKNWTLKTTALYHRCSLESGGKRTVERSMMQMEYLIHELKNTKVSVAHKMDMFFASGLKPVWVLEQTWAHLMLSLGLVKGALDVFLKLQLWEEVIACYNTLELKHKAAEIIRQEIAKKPTVQLWCLLGDATDDPNHYETAWKLSNEKSSRAQRHWGLFYFSKKNYKEAIPHLKLSVELNNIQENIWIRLGFAALEIEDWKLAATAYKRYCALEPSTFEAWNNLAKAYIKLGDKEKAWRSLQDAIKCNYDRWQVWDNLMIVSVDLGHFSEVIRCYHRILDLNNHHLDVQVLDILTRAILNNINDSDGNPSQKLLSKALELFGRISSSIPNNCHIWRMYGQLTALKETDIDNEKAAQYLQQAHRAAVSDPKCFQQEESIQNVLQLCSILAEMYLRCASNCEIKKKRTLLASAKLSLQGVVKKVKDQVWNNDAVPTRLQEVEDYLNVVTNELEKIKLSN